In the Streptomyces sp. BHT-5-2 genome, one interval contains:
- a CDS encoding pyridoxamine 5'-phosphate oxidase family protein, whose amino-acid sequence MQRRLGTTGRADRFYADQVLDHLNVRMQEFVARQEMFFLATADRHGECDSTFRAGPTGFVQVLGDRLLAYPEYRGNGVMASVGNLSENPRLGILMIDFTRDRIGLHINGRARVVLDEEMRAYYPGLPVDPVPGRRAQLWVAVEVEEAYVHCSKHIPHLQKVPANERGARAWGSDDFKRKGGDFFGAAAEAAQRQPFRRPRHTNEHLRGGLHEDTPEHGYGAEPAPVPGQRNRAGDTVAAELNGEFLDRVERVLARARPRGPAEDAPEFRGWFDRRDG is encoded by the coding sequence GTGCAGCGGAGACTCGGGACGACCGGGCGCGCCGACCGTTTCTACGCGGACCAGGTCCTGGACCATCTCAATGTGCGGATGCAGGAGTTCGTCGCCCGACAGGAGATGTTCTTCCTGGCCACGGCGGACCGGCACGGCGAGTGCGACTCCACCTTCCGCGCCGGGCCGACCGGGTTCGTGCAGGTGCTGGGCGACCGGCTGCTGGCGTACCCGGAGTACCGCGGCAACGGCGTCATGGCGTCCGTCGGCAACCTCTCCGAGAACCCCCGGCTGGGCATCCTCATGATCGACTTCACCCGCGACCGGATCGGGCTGCACATCAACGGCCGGGCCCGGGTGGTGCTGGACGAGGAGATGCGGGCCTATTACCCGGGCCTGCCGGTGGATCCGGTCCCCGGGCGGCGGGCCCAGTTGTGGGTGGCGGTCGAGGTCGAGGAGGCGTACGTCCACTGCTCCAAGCACATCCCGCATCTGCAGAAGGTGCCGGCGAACGAGCGCGGCGCCCGGGCCTGGGGCAGCGACGACTTCAAGCGCAAGGGCGGCGACTTCTTCGGGGCGGCCGCCGAGGCGGCGCAGCGGCAGCCCTTCCGGCGCCCCCGGCACACCAACGAGCATCTGCGCGGCGGGCTGCACGAGGACACGCCGGAACACGGCTACGGGGCCGAGCCGGCGCCGGTGCCCGGTCAGCGGAACCGCGCGGGGGACACCGTGGCCGCGGAGCTCAACGGGGAGTTCCTCGACCGGGTCGAGCGGGTGCTGGCGCGTGCCCGGCCGCGCGGCCCCGCCGAGGACGCCCCGGAGTTCCGCGGCTGGTTCGACCGGCGCGACGGCTGA
- a CDS encoding NUDIX domain-containing protein — translation MTVRPVVKRTARAILLDGEDLVLIKRTKPGRAPYWITPGGGVEPADATVIEALHRELDEELGAKITDVLPVFVDTVEHITDGGVDGVKVQHFFVCRLDSMDPSRRHGPEVEEPCGEYEIVRVPFTRVGIASVEVVPLSLRHYLDGNIEGVRAMHAPDLG, via the coding sequence ATGACCGTACGGCCAGTCGTCAAACGCACCGCCCGCGCGATCCTGCTCGACGGAGAGGATCTCGTCCTGATCAAGCGCACCAAGCCGGGCCGGGCCCCGTACTGGATCACTCCGGGCGGCGGCGTGGAGCCTGCGGACGCCACGGTCATCGAGGCCCTCCACCGCGAGTTGGACGAGGAGCTGGGCGCCAAGATCACCGATGTGTTGCCGGTCTTCGTCGACACCGTCGAGCACATCACCGACGGCGGGGTGGACGGCGTCAAGGTGCAGCACTTCTTCGTCTGCCGGCTGGACTCGATGGATCCGTCCCGCCGGCACGGCCCCGAGGTCGAGGAGCCGTGCGGCGAGTACGAGATCGTGCGGGTGCCCTTCACCCGGGTCGGGATCGCCTCGGTCGAGGTCGTCCCGCTGTCCCTGCGGCACTACCTGGACGGCAACATCGAGGGCGTGCGCGCGATGCACGCCCCCGACCTGGGCTGA
- a CDS encoding LysR family transcriptional regulator, with translation MDLALLRTFVTVHRAGSFTRAAALLGLSQPAVTSQIRTLERRLGRPLFVRCARGVTATTFGDELAHKVAPHLDALTEITEAGLDQDSPTRTLHLGGPPEFTAERALPALSPLITQGLTIRTAFGDADELLNGLAAGHHDLTVTTTRPRGGLLTATPLCDEEHVLVAAPHWLARLGGPGTLQDRGVRVLDPVPLVEVHESLPLIARYWAAVFDAKPAASATVVTGDLRAVLSCVTAGAGLAVLPRYLCTEALERGAVVALLDPPVPPLRTYFLAVRTGTLGLPHIARAHEWLLRTAAGW, from the coding sequence ATGGATCTGGCGCTGCTGCGTACCTTCGTCACGGTCCACCGGGCCGGATCGTTCACCCGGGCCGCGGCGCTGCTCGGGCTCTCCCAGCCCGCGGTGACCAGCCAGATACGCACGCTGGAACGCCGGTTGGGCCGCCCCCTCTTCGTCCGCTGCGCCCGCGGCGTCACCGCCACCACCTTCGGCGACGAGCTCGCCCACAAGGTCGCACCCCATCTCGACGCCCTCACCGAGATCACCGAGGCCGGCCTGGACCAGGACTCCCCGACCCGCACGCTCCATCTCGGCGGCCCCCCGGAGTTCACCGCCGAGCGCGCCTTACCCGCGCTGAGCCCGCTGATCACCCAGGGCCTGACCATACGCACCGCCTTCGGCGACGCCGACGAGTTGCTGAACGGCCTGGCCGCCGGCCACCACGACCTGACCGTCACCACCACCCGGCCGCGCGGCGGGCTGCTCACCGCCACCCCGCTGTGCGACGAGGAACACGTACTGGTCGCCGCGCCCCACTGGCTGGCCCGGCTGGGCGGCCCCGGCACCCTCCAGGACCGCGGGGTCCGGGTCCTCGACCCGGTCCCGCTGGTCGAGGTCCACGAGAGCCTGCCGTTGATCGCCCGCTACTGGGCCGCCGTCTTCGACGCCAAGCCCGCCGCCTCCGCCACGGTCGTCACCGGCGATCTGCGGGCGGTGCTGTCCTGCGTCACGGCGGGCGCGGGACTGGCCGTGCTGCCCCGCTACCTGTGCACCGAAGCGTTGGAGCGCGGCGCGGTCGTCGCCCTGCTCGATCCGCCGGTGCCCCCGCTGCGCACCTACTTCCTGGCCGTGCGGACCGGGACGCTGGGGCTGCCGCACATCGCACGGGCCCACGAGTGGCTGCTGCGCACCGCGGCGGGCTGGTGA
- a CDS encoding cystathionine gamma-lyase: MTGDGTRAVRAGLPEPEAHEPALPGPVFAAHYHLPGEATGPYTYGRDTNPTWTRLEAAIGELESPDEPAHTVAFASGMAAISAVLFSQLRAGDAVVLPNDGYQLLPAVRTRLESYGIEVRAAPTARDAQSGVLDGARMLWIESPSNPGLDVCDIRRLADAAHARGALVAVDNTLATPLGQRPLDLGADFSVASGTKALTGHGDVLLGYATTRDAVLADGVRLWRKTVGAIPGPMESWLAHRSLATLALRVRQQAEGALALATALAERPEVTGLRHPGLPSDPSHALAVRQMRPGRFGCVVSFVLPDKAYAERFLAALTLVDDATSFGGVRSTAERRARWGGDDVPEGFIRFSVGVEEPADLIADVLRALDAAKP; this comes from the coding sequence ATGACCGGCGATGGCACCCGTGCGGTGCGGGCCGGGCTGCCGGAACCGGAAGCCCACGAACCGGCCCTCCCCGGACCGGTCTTCGCCGCCCACTACCACCTCCCCGGCGAGGCCACCGGCCCGTACACCTACGGCCGCGACACCAACCCCACCTGGACCCGGCTGGAAGCCGCCATCGGCGAGCTGGAGTCACCGGACGAGCCCGCGCACACCGTCGCCTTCGCCTCCGGGATGGCGGCCATCTCCGCCGTGCTCTTCTCCCAACTGCGCGCCGGCGACGCGGTGGTGCTGCCGAACGACGGCTATCAGCTGCTGCCCGCCGTCCGCACCCGGCTGGAGAGCTACGGCATCGAGGTCCGCGCGGCGCCCACGGCCCGCGACGCCCAGTCGGGCGTCCTCGACGGCGCCCGGATGCTGTGGATCGAGTCGCCCTCCAACCCGGGCCTCGACGTCTGCGACATCCGGCGGCTGGCCGACGCGGCACATGCCCGGGGTGCGCTGGTCGCCGTGGACAACACCCTCGCCACCCCGCTCGGCCAGCGCCCGCTGGACCTGGGCGCGGACTTCTCGGTCGCCAGCGGCACCAAGGCGCTGACCGGCCACGGCGATGTCCTGCTGGGCTACGCCACCACCCGGGACGCGGTGCTGGCCGACGGCGTCCGGCTGTGGCGCAAGACGGTCGGCGCGATCCCCGGCCCCATGGAGAGCTGGCTCGCCCACCGTTCGCTGGCCACCCTGGCACTGCGCGTCCGCCAGCAGGCGGAGGGGGCACTGGCGCTGGCCACCGCGCTGGCCGAGCGCCCCGAGGTGACCGGGCTGCGCCATCCCGGCCTGCCGTCGGACCCGTCGCATGCGCTCGCCGTCCGGCAGATGCGCCCCGGCCGCTTCGGCTGTGTGGTGTCCTTCGTCCTCCCGGACAAGGCGTACGCGGAGCGGTTCCTGGCCGCGCTGACGTTGGTGGACGACGCCACCAGCTTCGGCGGCGTGCGGTCCACCGCCGAGCGGCGCGCCCGCTGGGGCGGCGACGACGTGCCGGAGGGCTTCATCCGCTTCTCCGTCGGCGTCGAGGAGCCGGCGGATCTGATCGCCGATGTCCTGCGCGCGCTGGACGCGGCGAAGCCCTAG
- a CDS encoding low molecular weight protein-tyrosine-phosphatase, translating into MTARYRVCFVCTGNICRSPMAESVFRARIAEDGLDALVEIDSAGTGGWHEGDGADPRTVAVLRAGGYPTTHTARQFRASWFARRDLVVALDAGHLRELRRLAPTPEDAAKVRLLRAYNCATGPAADPTGLDVPDPYYGGFAGFEECLEMIEAACDGLLEAVRAEVTSDAPGPAEPRPGLHRPHHKESA; encoded by the coding sequence TTGACCGCCCGCTACCGCGTCTGCTTCGTCTGCACCGGCAACATATGCCGGTCGCCGATGGCCGAGTCCGTCTTCCGCGCCCGGATCGCCGAGGACGGACTCGACGCCCTGGTCGAGATCGACAGCGCCGGCACCGGCGGCTGGCACGAGGGCGACGGAGCCGACCCCCGCACCGTCGCCGTCCTGCGCGCCGGCGGCTACCCGACCACGCACACCGCCCGCCAGTTCCGCGCCTCCTGGTTCGCCCGCCGCGACCTGGTCGTCGCGCTCGACGCGGGCCATCTGCGCGAACTCCGCCGGCTGGCCCCGACGCCCGAGGACGCCGCCAAGGTCCGGCTGCTGCGCGCGTACAACTGCGCCACCGGACCGGCCGCGGACCCCACCGGGCTCGATGTCCCGGACCCGTACTACGGCGGATTCGCCGGCTTCGAGGAATGCCTGGAGATGATCGAGGCGGCCTGCGACGGCCTCCTGGAAGCGGTCCGCGCCGAGGTCACCTCCGACGCGCCCGGCCCCGCCGAACCCCGGCCGGGCCTGCACCGCCCCCACCACAAGGAGAGCGCATGA
- a CDS encoding phage holin family protein has protein sequence MKHFLVKTLANAAALAVSIWLLNGITLTGENTGRKVLTLILVALIFGLVNFLVKPVVKVLSFPLFILTLGLITLVVNALMLLLTSWLAGKADLAFHVDGFWTAVVGGVIISIVSWAMHMVLPDKD, from the coding sequence ATGAAGCATTTCCTGGTCAAGACGCTCGCCAATGCCGCGGCCCTGGCCGTGTCCATCTGGCTCCTCAACGGCATCACGCTCACCGGTGAGAACACCGGCCGCAAGGTGCTCACCCTGATCCTGGTCGCGCTGATCTTCGGGCTGGTGAACTTCCTGGTCAAGCCCGTGGTCAAGGTGCTCTCGTTCCCCCTGTTCATCCTCACCCTCGGCCTGATCACGCTGGTCGTGAACGCGCTGATGCTGCTACTGACCTCCTGGCTCGCCGGCAAAGCCGACCTCGCCTTCCATGTGGACGGCTTCTGGACGGCAGTGGTCGGCGGCGTGATCATCTCCATCGTCTCCTGGGCGATGCACATGGTCCTTCCCGACAAGGACTGA
- a CDS encoding cupin domain-containing protein, translated as MKAFRLDELEAERVANDGAYLQFLRERTMSVGLYALDAGSADPQQPHQQDEVYLVVSGRGAITVGTETESVARGSVVYVPAGVPHKFHHISEDLRVVVVFSPPES; from the coding sequence ATGAAGGCTTTCCGACTGGATGAACTGGAAGCGGAACGGGTCGCGAACGACGGCGCGTACCTGCAGTTCCTTCGCGAACGCACCATGTCGGTGGGGTTGTACGCGCTGGACGCCGGAAGCGCCGACCCGCAGCAGCCGCACCAGCAGGACGAGGTGTATCTGGTGGTGAGCGGCCGCGGGGCGATCACGGTGGGGACGGAGACGGAGTCGGTGGCCCGCGGCAGCGTGGTCTACGTGCCCGCCGGGGTGCCCCACAAGTTCCACCACATCAGCGAGGACCTCCGGGTCGTGGTGGTGTTCTCTCCGCCTGAGAGCTGA
- a CDS encoding DUF5326 family protein, translating to MAGKGILAGLPWWVVWVVVPVILIVVFGGLIASAVGFLIGLLFKVLIAAALIAGVIYLVRRFTGSGSSSSSKSDW from the coding sequence GTGGCTGGTAAGGGGATACTCGCAGGGCTTCCGTGGTGGGTCGTCTGGGTCGTGGTGCCCGTCATCCTGATCGTCGTCTTCGGCGGACTGATCGCCAGCGCGGTCGGCTTCCTGATCGGCCTGCTCTTCAAGGTGCTGATCGCGGCGGCCCTGATCGCCGGTGTCATCTATCTCGTGCGCAGGTTCACCGGTTCCGGCTCCTCGTCCTCGTCGAAGAGCGACTGGTAG
- a CDS encoding IclR family transcriptional regulator, translated as MAIDNGESGSQPTLIGSVQRALRLLEAVAAHVDGAPAKQLAREARLPLPTAYHLLRTLTHEGYLRRENGVFVIGEGAESIGRAGARRRQRRQLADVLAMAGRELGAAVYFAVYREGEVEVVAITDDPARPPVEEWADFRSTAHAHAIGQCLLAQLDETARREHLARYPVQSMTPFSVRSEGDLLHRLATVRRGQVAYDRQEYALGTVCSAIPIRVGSAAATLAVSLPAEEVHRLQAVTARLRKMAEEVLTTLAFSISI; from the coding sequence TTGGCGATCGACAACGGCGAATCCGGCTCGCAGCCCACTCTGATCGGTTCCGTCCAGCGGGCCCTGCGGCTCCTGGAGGCGGTGGCCGCCCATGTCGACGGGGCGCCCGCCAAGCAACTGGCCCGGGAGGCCCGGCTTCCGCTTCCCACCGCCTACCACCTGCTGCGGACGCTGACCCACGAGGGCTATCTGCGCCGGGAGAACGGTGTCTTCGTGATCGGAGAGGGTGCCGAGTCGATCGGCCGGGCCGGGGCCCGGCGGCGGCAGCGCCGTCAGCTGGCCGACGTACTGGCCATGGCGGGGCGCGAACTGGGTGCGGCCGTCTACTTCGCCGTCTACCGCGAGGGCGAGGTCGAGGTGGTCGCGATAACCGACGACCCGGCCCGCCCGCCCGTCGAGGAATGGGCCGACTTCCGCTCCACCGCGCACGCCCACGCCATCGGCCAGTGCCTCCTGGCGCAGCTCGACGAGACTGCCCGCAGGGAACATCTCGCCCGTTATCCGGTGCAGTCGATGACTCCCTTCTCGGTGCGTTCCGAGGGAGATCTGCTCCATCGGCTGGCTACGGTGCGTCGCGGACAGGTCGCCTACGATCGTCAGGAATATGCCCTTGGCACGGTCTGTTCGGCGATCCCCATCCGGGTCGGGTCGGCCGCCGCCACGTTGGCGGTCTCTCTGCCAGCTGAGGAAGTGCATCGATTGCAGGCAGTTACGGCTCGACTACGGAAAATGGCGGAGGAGGTACTAACGACACTCGCCTTCTCTATCAGTATCTGA
- a CDS encoding SsgA family sporulation/cell division regulator — protein sequence MNDTVQAEVIMSFLVSEELAFRIPVELDFDSADPYAVRLTFDLPGDAPVTWVFGRELLLDGLSRPAGEGDVRVEPASPDHLSDVYISLQVGPERALFRASAPPLIAFLDRTDRIVPLGKEEVCDTLEAALDRILTEAPAG from the coding sequence ATGAACGACACGGTTCAGGCAGAAGTGATCATGAGCTTCCTCGTCTCGGAGGAGCTCGCCTTCCGGATTCCGGTGGAGCTGGACTTCGACAGCGCCGACCCCTACGCCGTCCGGCTCACCTTCGATCTTCCCGGCGATGCGCCCGTGACCTGGGTGTTCGGCCGTGAGCTGCTGCTGGACGGGCTGAGCAGGCCGGCCGGCGAGGGTGACGTCCGGGTCGAGCCGGCCTCCCCCGACCACCTCAGCGATGTCTACATCAGCCTCCAGGTCGGCCCCGAGCGGGCCCTGTTCCGCGCCAGTGCGCCGCCGCTGATCGCCTTCCTGGACCGCACCGACCGGATCGTTCCGCTGGGCAAGGAGGAGGTCTGCGACACCCTGGAGGCCGCGCTGGACCGGATCCTGACGGAGGCCCCGGCCGGCTGA
- a CDS encoding YibE/F family protein, with translation MSPPDSPPPDAPAHSHAHAHAHSHGPAAPVSRHLRKVIAAVLIPFATAVAVGLIVLWPGGAPPHKPSGVGFDQPTEQARIVKVEEVDCAAVHAEQQPQPTTPGGAPPTGGAARGKPCQQATVEVTTGKNAGRTFRTVVTPDSLRQYTTGQSVVVSYSPKAPRDLQYAVTDVDRTVPMWVLAAIFAFAVVIVGRLRGVLALVALVASFGVLTLFILPAILQGSDPLLVAVVGGSAIMLIALYMCHGLTARTSVAVLGTLASLLLIGLLGSVFTDWALLTGNTDDTTGLVHGLYPDIEIRGLLLAGIIIGSLGVLDDVTVTQTAAVWELKEADPTAGWRKLYGAAMRIGRDHIASVVNTLVMAYAGAALPLLLLFSIAQSSVATVAGSEVVAEEIVRTLVGSIGLVASVPVTTLLAALVVAADRPVPGEAGRAAGTGGRGGRRAAHGRRRKR, from the coding sequence GTGAGCCCTCCCGACTCCCCGCCTCCCGATGCGCCCGCGCACTCCCATGCGCATGCGCACGCGCACAGCCATGGGCCGGCCGCGCCCGTCTCCCGGCATCTGCGCAAGGTCATCGCCGCCGTCCTGATCCCGTTCGCGACCGCGGTGGCGGTCGGCCTGATCGTGCTGTGGCCCGGTGGCGCACCACCGCACAAGCCGTCCGGTGTGGGCTTCGACCAGCCCACGGAGCAGGCCCGGATCGTCAAGGTCGAGGAGGTGGACTGCGCGGCGGTGCATGCCGAGCAGCAGCCGCAGCCCACCACGCCCGGAGGTGCGCCGCCGACCGGGGGAGCGGCCCGGGGCAAGCCCTGCCAGCAGGCGACGGTCGAGGTCACCACGGGGAAGAACGCCGGCCGCACCTTCCGGACGGTGGTGACACCGGACTCCCTGCGGCAGTACACGACCGGGCAGAGCGTGGTCGTCTCCTACTCCCCCAAGGCGCCCAGGGACCTGCAGTACGCGGTCACGGACGTCGACCGCACCGTGCCGATGTGGGTGCTGGCCGCGATTTTCGCGTTTGCGGTGGTGATCGTCGGACGACTGCGCGGGGTGCTGGCGCTGGTGGCGCTGGTGGCCAGCTTCGGGGTGCTGACGCTCTTCATCCTCCCGGCGATCCTCCAGGGCTCCGATCCGCTGCTGGTGGCGGTGGTCGGCGGCAGCGCGATCATGCTGATCGCCCTCTACATGTGCCACGGGCTGACCGCCCGTACGTCCGTGGCGGTGCTCGGCACCCTCGCCTCGCTGCTGCTCATCGGGCTGCTGGGCTCGGTGTTCACCGACTGGGCACTGCTGACCGGCAACACGGACGACACCACCGGCCTGGTGCACGGGCTGTACCCGGACATCGAGATCCGCGGTCTGCTGCTGGCGGGGATCATCATCGGCTCACTGGGAGTACTCGACGATGTGACGGTGACCCAGACGGCCGCGGTCTGGGAGCTCAAGGAGGCCGATCCGACGGCGGGTTGGCGGAAGCTGTACGGCGCGGCGATGCGGATCGGGCGGGACCACATCGCGTCCGTGGTGAACACTCTCGTCATGGCCTACGCGGGCGCCGCGCTGCCGCTGCTTCTGCTGTTCTCGATCGCACAGAGCAGTGTCGCCACGGTGGCCGGCAGCGAGGTGGTGGCGGAGGAGATCGTCCGCACGCTCGTGGGCAGCATCGGGCTGGTCGCCTCGGTGCCGGTGACCACGCTGCTGGCGGCCCTGGTGGTCGCGGCGGACCGCCCGGTGCCGGGCGAGGCGGGGCGGGCGGCCGGCACCGGCGGACGAGGAGGTCGGCGCGCGGCGCACGGGCGGCGCCGTAAGCGCTGA
- the thiC gene encoding phosphomethylpyrimidine synthase ThiC, with protein MTLQDARTPENGSTDGEKPQIGWHKGYVSGSRPDLRVPVRRVHLTNGKDVTLYDTSGPYTDPQIETDVRRGLAPLRENWIIARGDTEEYAGRPMRPEDDGIKHTSPRGGLRNLDAVFPGRPRQPRRGRGGAAVSQLAYAQRGEITAEMEYVAVRENVSPEFVRDEIAAGRAVLPANINHPEIEPMIIGKNFLVKVNANIGNSAVTSSIEEEVEKMTWATRWGADTVMDLSTGRNIHTTREWVLRNSPVPIGTVPLYQALEKVDGKAEELTWEIYKDTVIEQAEQGVDYMTVHAGVLLRYVPLTANRKTGIVSRGGSIMAAWCLAHHQESFLYTNFEELCDILAGYDVTFSLGDGLRPGSIADANDEAQFAELRTLGELNTIAKRHGVQTMIEGPGHVPMHKIKENIDLQQEICEEAPFYTLGPLTTDIAPAYDHITSGIGAAMIAWWGTAMLCYVTPKEHLGLPDRDDVKTGVITYKIAAHAADLAKGHPGAQEWDDALSDARFEFRWEDQFNLALDPDTARAFHDATLPAEPAKTAHFCSMCGPKFCSMKISRSITEQFGGAEGATPEEVRAGMLEKSKEFAAAGNRVYLPLADS; from the coding sequence ATGACTCTGCAGGATGCACGCACGCCTGAAAACGGCTCGACCGACGGCGAAAAGCCGCAGATCGGCTGGCACAAGGGCTATGTCTCCGGATCGCGCCCGGACCTTCGGGTCCCGGTCCGGCGGGTGCACCTCACCAACGGCAAGGACGTGACGCTCTACGACACGTCAGGGCCGTACACCGACCCTCAGATCGAAACCGACGTCCGCCGCGGTCTGGCGCCGCTGCGGGAGAACTGGATCATCGCTCGGGGCGACACCGAGGAGTACGCGGGCCGCCCGATGCGTCCCGAGGACGACGGGATCAAGCACACCTCACCGCGCGGTGGCCTGCGGAACCTCGACGCGGTCTTCCCCGGCCGTCCGCGCCAGCCGCGCCGTGGCCGGGGCGGGGCCGCGGTCAGCCAGCTCGCCTACGCCCAGCGTGGCGAGATCACCGCGGAGATGGAGTACGTCGCCGTCCGCGAGAACGTCTCCCCCGAGTTCGTGCGGGACGAGATCGCGGCCGGCCGTGCGGTGCTGCCGGCCAACATCAACCACCCGGAGATCGAGCCGATGATCATCGGCAAGAACTTCCTGGTGAAGGTGAACGCCAACATCGGCAATTCCGCGGTCACCTCCTCGATCGAGGAGGAGGTGGAGAAGATGACCTGGGCGACCCGCTGGGGCGCCGACACGGTCATGGACCTCTCCACCGGCCGCAACATCCACACCACCCGCGAGTGGGTGCTGCGCAACTCCCCCGTCCCGATCGGCACCGTCCCCCTCTACCAGGCGCTGGAGAAGGTCGACGGCAAGGCCGAGGAGCTGACCTGGGAGATCTACAAGGACACCGTCATCGAGCAGGCCGAACAGGGCGTCGACTACATGACGGTGCACGCCGGCGTGCTGCTCCGCTACGTCCCGCTCACCGCCAACCGCAAGACCGGCATCGTCTCCCGCGGCGGCTCGATCATGGCGGCCTGGTGTCTGGCGCACCACCAGGAGTCCTTCCTCTACACGAACTTCGAGGAACTCTGCGACATCCTCGCCGGCTACGACGTCACCTTCTCGCTCGGTGACGGGCTGCGCCCCGGCTCCATCGCGGACGCCAACGACGAGGCGCAGTTCGCCGAGTTGCGCACCCTCGGCGAGCTGAACACCATTGCCAAGCGGCACGGCGTGCAGACCATGATCGAGGGCCCGGGCCATGTCCCGATGCACAAGATCAAGGAGAACATCGACCTCCAGCAGGAGATCTGCGAGGAGGCCCCGTTCTACACGCTCGGCCCGCTCACCACCGACATCGCCCCCGCCTACGACCACATCACCTCCGGCATCGGCGCCGCGATGATCGCCTGGTGGGGCACCGCGATGCTCTGCTACGTCACGCCCAAGGAGCACCTGGGCCTCCCGGACCGCGACGACGTCAAGACCGGCGTCATCACGTACAAGATCGCGGCCCATGCGGCGGACCTCGCCAAGGGGCACCCGGGTGCCCAGGAGTGGGACGACGCGCTCTCCGACGCCCGCTTCGAGTTCCGCTGGGAGGACCAGTTCAACCTGGCCCTCGACCCGGACACCGCCCGTGCCTTCCACGACGCGACGCTGCCCGCGGAGCCGGCCAAGACGGCGCACTTCTGCTCGATGTGCGGGCCGAAGTTCTGCTCGATGAAGATCAGCCGAAGCATCACGGAGCAGTTCGGCGGTGCGGAGGGCGCGACGCCCGAAGAGGTCCGGGCCGGGATGCTGGAGAAGTCCAAGGAGTTCGCGGCCGCGGGGAACAGGGTCTACCTGCCGCTTGCCGACTCCTGA
- a CDS encoding metallophosphoesterase — protein sequence MATQPPASVPPPGTPAGPPAAGQPLDAPVAPPAAPPVQLPEEYTPTARDLPVIGRTDTLIDHPSVVPAQDPGPAPDGLGPLYVVGDVHGYYDELRAALEAEGLIDADGTWAAGNARLWFLGDFTDRGPDGIGVIDLVMQLSAEAAAAGGYCKALMGNHELLLLGAKRFGDTPVQSGAGTASFQAAWLLNGGQKTDMDRLEDHHLQWMARLDAVMEEDGHLLVHSDTTAYLEYGDSIEAVNDTVHEVLTRSDADEVWDLFRKFTKRFAFRDESAGGQAVRELLDAYGGHRVVHGHSPIPYLLGEVGAEDGEGEGIAVDGPHVYADGLAIAMDGGITMAGKLLVCQLPLVG from the coding sequence ATGGCGACACAACCTCCGGCGTCCGTTCCGCCGCCCGGAACGCCCGCCGGCCCGCCGGCCGCCGGGCAGCCGCTCGACGCGCCGGTCGCGCCCCCGGCCGCACCCCCGGTGCAGCTGCCGGAGGAGTACACGCCGACCGCCCGTGACCTGCCGGTCATCGGCCGTACGGACACCCTCATCGACCACCCGTCCGTGGTGCCGGCCCAGGATCCGGGCCCCGCCCCCGACGGTCTGGGCCCGTTGTACGTCGTCGGCGACGTACACGGCTACTACGACGAACTGCGCGCCGCGCTGGAGGCCGAGGGGCTGATCGACGCCGACGGCACCTGGGCGGCGGGCAACGCCCGGCTCTGGTTCCTCGGCGACTTCACCGACCGCGGGCCGGACGGCATCGGCGTCATCGACCTGGTCATGCAGCTCTCCGCCGAGGCCGCGGCGGCCGGCGGCTACTGCAAGGCCCTGATGGGCAACCACGAGCTGCTGCTCCTGGGTGCCAAGCGGTTCGGCGACACCCCCGTACAGTCCGGCGCGGGCACCGCCTCCTTCCAGGCGGCCTGGCTCCTCAACGGCGGCCAGAAGACCGACATGGACCGGCTGGAGGACCACCACCTCCAGTGGATGGCGCGCCTGGACGCCGTGATGGAGGAGGACGGGCATCTGCTCGTGCACTCCGACACCACCGCCTACCTCGAGTACGGCGACTCGATCGAGGCGGTCAACGACACCGTCCACGAGGTGCTGACCCGCAGCGACGCCGACGAAGTCTGGGATCTCTTCCGGAAGTTCACCAAGCGGTTCGCCTTCCGCGACGAGTCCGCCGGCGGCCAGGCGGTCCGCGAGCTGCTCGACGCCTACGGCGGCCACCGCGTCGTGCACGGCCACAGCCCGATCCCGTACCTGCTGGGCGAGGTCGGCGCGGAGGACGGCGAGGGCGAGGGGATCGCGGTGGACGGCCCGCACGTCTACGCGGACGGTCTGGCGATCGCGATGGACGGCGGTATCACGATGGCCGGAAAGCTGCTGGTCTGCCAACTCCCCCTGGTGGGGTGA